The following are encoded together in the Xiphophorus hellerii strain 12219 chromosome 3, Xiphophorus_hellerii-4.1, whole genome shotgun sequence genome:
- the kmt2bb gene encoding histone-lysine N-methyltransferase 2B isoform X1, translating to MMAAAAGCGSATAAAVGGQGGTATARGRFPGRPWSSRSRLRSEKRWQLGRSSSEADDVTNGGPRPANLALSLNEDQSHLRLLGIEASHKILGQAGYSSSGSEEGDDFKGFEADKRNAAESVMLQKNSSKVDAVSTKSRRKSEKPPQKVPAVDEAVPPDPVKDVKALEEIDDISLETKPAKDSKKTSKGKNTMDQGSAKSRASAAAPRITIKLVAKKKVKTVKEPQKKADKKLKLKDVQDQPDVKDIQGDQILSAHIKLKTESYDDELNTGDKGVPTIPTRRRGRSAVKVAEPVSQTTAKVVVDDQKSKEKELTKVKDSGSAEQKLNSKDLKKKKVAPLQGSEVKKVTRRSTRVANELSNNLADSVPETESLTKPATVLDELNSEVSQKAEAKPVVRRVGRRQSRRLNKDITVPENQGSLATEPENLPAHASESLNVKTEEMRVPSIKLIKTRNPKYDAQASGKTTSRKKKRRKYIWTLALVKIGSQTPRAEDILKVQTETVSQVDKTPPSDTGVKKITKGRGRKSKQECAAPLESMQNVEKDPQSICDSETSSLQVQPEADPVPETPTQEITKADCGKVPPLQIKKVSSPGKHKSSKPSFLIQQVSPVPENKEENLKDPPEVQEDKSSLQDTETTPSRRLRRRTSSLESPQKKSVSKKPATTRKRRFRKSPQEEEKPQVEAEVPSQVSTEESAPQILPINSCPNLVEDPPQVTSLNCSEVLEKESPKAADTPSQTADEVCPQSLENKLEPQIEEAKPLPVPSKPRKPRNNKQAKKKKSVKKQKAEKAVVLPDTTVDAVPDTGDFINMEPIQMENVEPVAKVVSQVVEERAEAESETKQEPVLVEEKEKQIQPTVKEEPDMQSIDSQQLGESQQLEEGQQLGEGQQLGEGQQMREGQQLEESQMLGDSEMLQESQQLLDTEKIVDSQQPVVTSDQSGKLISSKKSSRKLKKKRKSLIGQRQKHRHRGSDGKFAPLKSPEGESTFDADDDRSLLLAAPIPSQGSTLIGVQKKYKKKHTNLPFVGAKKSKSQSKIISHLIEMGMEKDSLKQEEADTPVDSGQPDVVSVQPCKSKFVKNIKHFIMPVVSARSSRVIKTPQRFMDDVGMSVLPRRHSPKKGLQLGLNIRPGKRRDDGAERPLSPIFPIDDEDILSEAQLDVDLFSAQDLEDSIDLADSLFFDCKSEKNEKKKPSLKNSSFKWNLPEDSCEELYTLDKAPESKCEDLFLSTPADKLPEPSSDLLEVLKKKSPPKFNKQTAHLKIYQKLKKPVLGLPKSKITQELETVSKPALPPVDLAEGLDDEVMSISLRQRDTGVDKEKSKIKIEDLDSPGVVRKVSVSVRSPNSVALKPCTEEALAVKDASLRDSKAPSSVQKSGTVEGVSLGHIEKGAPQRARLTSANKRMLNLLRKAKVQLIKIDQQKQLKSSGLLSGPAGSRSQEIAFKRQRRKQRAQVPRPEVPVKTEQVQGQPQLISPLCQEFRRAGGPRIKHVCRAASVVLGQPRAMVTDDIPRLSALPLHERSGISPSAIAKDIGSPSESDSPSLSDPKAIKTKKVSSFAKKKGLGPFGYRSRRCGICKGCNHEDDCGKCINCLDKPKFGGPNTKRQCCVYKRCDQIEERKARRLSGRTAPKSSSKRRRSSLSGGYSSNDEGNEGGGDSPSGPNTDGHSPSVRKQPKRVVKPRVYFDLVDYDSDVDDKALSSSASPARRRGAGQRFNQDFVSLDGFFEDFSDDEVRHRKSSSHRVPQVRRKPEKALSSQVPLEQTPPSVLAALAHGFEQREVESSKPSHKIRVDFKEDCTLENVWNMGGLSILTSAPVMPPYVCFLCASKGQHEMLYCQVCCEPFHQFCLEPADRPSEENKENWCCRRCKFCHVCGGKNKLSKPLLECDRCQNCYHASCLGPNYPKQNKKRKAWVCTTCIRCKSCGVTPGKTWDTDWNHDKGLCPDCSNLFDQGNYCPICFKCYEDNDYDSQMMQCGSCNHWVHAKCEDLTDELYEILSSLPESVVYSCRPCSVTQPSAWRELLYIELRAGVEKVLACLLSSTLTQHLVTCSQCEKWVDPDSGVENQPACDLRAVGKKFDKGLYTTLKMFHEDVVQVIRKRLEQEDHLPEEQRPTALARSYYLKLLEEVFNWFNSQDPKLWNLSTKDAPAGMLSTAVHPPTTEHVYAQWQERKESRPPLGLLQDDNGQQSLDIKEEEAATPMSGDSASQNHFKNSRAAKFKGKRGRLSKADLDTGWSKDDERQCSLCQKYGDLKPNEAGRLLYLGQNEWAHVNCCLWSAEVFEEDNGSLLHVHSAVTRGRLMRCERCNQTGATVGCCLTSCQSNYHFMCARSRQCVFQDDKKVYCHKHRHLITGRMITGQEFEVNRRVYVDFEGISLRRKFLTGLEPELINVMIGSLQIDKLGMLSELSANKGKLFPVSFQCSRWYWSTLNPLRRCRYTCKIREVRPIVPEKPVEEMPDQGDNHTIAHSPRQLPECAAQEVEETEAHPPAEESLVPGLPTKSDQGTKPKVPNHPLHRRPAGGLSRPLPSPGVIQAKPHHILTISDLEETRRARRHSPHSQPPSLRSHMSPPPVTSLTGPITLRAGKSAHPTSPLFPLGVSDNLMNSSRSVGGRNAPSVRSTSFFPQSHWQDSTASTQQLPRNRLSFDLSGSDSVEVPHNFLASPEPEDVSPTNGASPHGDLDKNDDQFPFGSFHRDSSMSLGEEMRTELEIEETLLNEGVAMNCGGQIVVEGDDSEQFWGRTKEVHKRKPLVPNLPRSAASAKEDLGSTSSDEDMEHYLNFSRTVVSCPVSKDRSKSPSSSSSTRPLAQLDGIDDGTESDASVAATDDAQKVDGPRKNQIPGKTHNSKSPPKIINSSRLANLSFDNKPSEPSVARKSTTDNPTPCPPLSCDTTTTPSVDRESILSSPVVESLPNLLTKVPETSYSEELSGSSLSFASEAPLLLEKCEGSSSFTELLPVLQETENKGPETSKVQNSESEGPNLASSTEGSTVLINHIAPNLLDSAENNQSSVLGLLQPSPFLSTDAQNPSQCLVDSLEVYSCLPDFSQPPLTSITLQPVTVPQESPSFSCMEPLSAKLTTLTPVEAISQMQLNDPQNDPRLPVALGAGSPTETCAALFSTQTQPFSSVSAVSSSGSVSTLPGLQSSAATLPLQTTSAPVVLNGFSSSTVQKEATPSHTISINFSTPRPAIEPHQQVLPQALPGHAILTVKEVGGPNVDPTPHVLLVNRLGQIFVKNPESNTFQLPTPHSPSFNCVTQIASLLQSNALSATLAAAGSMTAPPAAASVTSVPAPSTPAAQNPATVTQLLAHNTNGPVASTNLKKSRKNTKTPKDETVSELKKPKKKKESGSSRKSKSSKAVGQPALSTENVPMSPAESAQAIINQAMASNYTPKWSGLRTMSPSSLVLPPGLLIEPEPPVSPRSPSPPAPPLPPPPPPPVPRPRSHVRMKRVSSLSDRIVTKKCKVDFLPPESISEEEEPRKPAFPSASSRASGVRIKTPTVKGVLNVDELKIEHMSDSDSSGSEPMSFLSQGEPGKQQAREAVGHMNLTDWKKYSGSASTSDDEPTPSDDDEGCPTNKDQPHLRFEITSDDGFSVEADSVEVAWKAVVDGVQEARAIARLRPLTFQKITGARMLGLVHDAIVFLLEQLEGAHRCQRHTFRFFKQFSQEDDLPVNPTGCARSELYVRKSTFDMFNFLASQHRQLPDIGPYDDEEDEVLLKSTRRATSLELPMAMRFRHLEKTSKEAVGVYRSAIHGRGLFCKRNIEAGEMVIEYAGIVIRSVLTDKREKYYDGKGIGCYMFRIDDFDVVDATMHGNAARFINHSCEPNCYSRVINVEGRKHIVIFALRKIYRGEELTYDYKFPIEDASNKLNCNCGARRCRRFLN from the exons ATGATGGCGGCGGCAGCGGGATGCGGATCAGCAACCGCGGCTGCCGTAGGAGGCCAAGGTGGAACTGCTACGGCCAGAGGTCGTTTCCCCGGTCGGCCTTGGTCTTCGCGCAGTCGTTTGCGCTCTGAGAAGCGATGGCAACTCGGGCGATCAAGCTCAGAAGCTGATGATGTGACTAACGGAGGGCCAAGGCCCGCAAACCTGGCTCTTTCGTTAAATGAAGACCAGTCGCACTTGCGTCTACTCGGGATCGAGGCAAGCCACAAGATCCTCGGTCAGGCTGGATATAGCTCTAGTGGAAGTGAAGAG ggTGATGACTTCAAAGGATTTGAAGCTGAcaaaagaaatgctgcagaatcTGTGATGTTGCAAAAAAATTCTTCCAAAG TAGATGCTGTCAGCACAAAATCTAGGAGAAAAAGTGAGAAGCCACCACAAAAAGTGCCAGCAGTTGATGAGGCTGTCCCACCTGATCCTGTAAAAGATGTGAAAGCTCTGGAGGAAATAGACGACATATCTCTTGAAACAAAACCAGCGAAGGATTcaaagaaaacttcaaaaggaaaaaacactATGGACCAAGGGTCAGCCAAAAGCAGAgcttcagcagcagcaccaaGGATTACAATAAAGTTGGTGGccaaaaagaaagtgaaaactGTAAAGGAGCCCCAgaaaaaagcagataaaaagtTGAAACTGAAAGATGTGCAGGACCAGCCCGATGTTAAGGACATTCAGGGTGATCAGATTTTAAGCGCTCACATCAAGTTAAAAACCGAATCTTATGACGATGAACTCAACACTGGGGACAAAGGAGTGCCGACCATACCTACAAGGAGGCGTGGGAGATCTGCTGTCAAGGTAGCTGAGCCTGTAAGTCAGACTACTGCCAAAGTTGTGGTTGATGACCAAAAATCAAAAGAGAAGGAATTGACCAAGGTTAAGGACAGCGGATCTGCAGAGCAGAAACTGAACTCAAAAgacttaaagaaaaagaaagtagcCCCACTGCAGGGTTCTGAGGTTAAAAAAGTGACTCGTAGAAGCACAAGAGTTGCTAACGAACTCTCTAATAACTTAGCGGACAGTGTACCTGAAACCGAAAGTCTGACTAAACCCGCTACTGTTCTGGACGAGCTCAACTCAGAAGTTTCACAAAAGGCTGAGGCCAAACCAGTGGTGAGGAGAGTAGGACGAAGGCAAAGCAGAAGGTTAAATAAAGATATTACAGTGCCAGAAAACCAAGGCTCGTTAGCCACAGAACCTGAAAATTTACCTGCACATGCCAGTGAAAGTTTGAATGTtaaaactgaggaaatgaggGTCCCAAGCATAAAGTTAATAAAGACCAGAAATCCTAAATATGACGCACAGGCCAGCGGGAAAACTACATCTCGAAAGAAAAAGCGGAGAAAATATATTTGGACTTTAGCCTTAGTCAAAATTGGAAGTCAAACCCCACGGGCAGAAGATATCCTCAAGGTACAAACAGAGACTGTGAGCCAAGTGGATAAGACCCCACCTAGTGACACCGGTGTAAAGAAGATCACAAAGGGACGAGGTAGAAAATCAAAACAGGAATGTGCAGCCCCACTGGAAAGCatgcaaaatgttgaaaaggaTCCCCAAAGCATCTGTGATTCGGAAACATCAAGTTTACAAGTGCAGCCTGAAGCAGATCCTGTGCCTGAAACTCCCACGCAAGAAATCACTAAAGCAGATTGCGGGAAGGTACCACCTCTTCAGATTAAAAAGGTTTCATCTCCTGGCAAACATAAAAGCTCAAAGCCGTCTTTTCTGATTCAGCAGGTCAGCCCGGTGCctgaaaacaaagaggaaaacctGAAAGATCCACCAGAGGTTCAAGAGGATAAGTCATCTTTACAGGATACAGAGACCACTCCTTCTAGAAGGCTAAGAAGAAGGACTTCAAGCCTTGAGTCACCacagaagaaatctgtcagCAAAAAACCTGCTACCACTCGGAAACGAAGGTTCAGGAAAAGTcctcaagaagaagaaaagccacAAGTGGAAGCTGAAGTTCCCTCTCAGGTTTCAACTGAGGAGTCTGCTCCTCAAATTCTTCCAATAAACTCATGTCCTAATTTAGTTGAAGACCCACCACAGGTGACCAGTTTAAACTGTTCCGAAGTTCTTGAAAAGGAAAGTCCAAAAGCTGCCGACACTCCCTCACAAACAGCAGATGAAGTCTGTCCACAGTCATTGGAGAACAAACTAGAACCACAGATTGAAGAGGCCAAACCATTGCCTGTGCCTTCCAAACCCAGAAAACCTAGAAATAATAAAcaagcaaagaagaagaagtctgTTAAAAAGCAGAAGGCTGAGAAGGCTGTTGTTTTGCCTGACACCACAGTAGATGCAGTCCCTGACACAGGTGACTTTATTAACATGGAGCCTattcaaatggaaaatgttgagCCTGTAGCTAAAGTGGTGAGTCAGGTAGTGGAGGAGAGAGCAGAAGCAGAATCTGAGACCAAACAGGAGCCTGTTCTTgtagaagaaaaggaaaagcaaataCAGCCAACGGTAAAAGAGGAACCAGACATGCAATCTATAGACAGTCAGCAATTGGGAGAAAGTCAGCAATTGGAAGAAGGTCAGCAATTGGGGGAAGGTCAACAATTGGGGGAAGGTCAGCAAATGAGAGAAGGTCAGCAATTGGAGGAAAGTCAGATGTTGGGGGACAGTGAGATGTTGCAGGAAAGTCAGCAGTTGTTGGACACTGAGAAGATTGTGGACAGTCAGCAGCCAGTGGTGACCTCAGATCAATCAGGTAAACTAATATCATCCAAGAAATcttccagaaaactaaaaaagaaacgCAAATCCTTAATTGGCCAACGCCAAAAGCACAGACACAGAGGCAGTGATGGAAAATTTGCCCCGCTTAAATCCCCTGAAGGTGAAAGTACTTTTGACGCTGATGATGACCGTTCTCTGCTGCTGGCAGCTCCCATCCCATCCCAAGGGTCTACGCTCATCGGAGTacagaaaaagtacaaaaagaagCACACAAACCTGCCTTTTGTTGGAGCTAAGAAGTCCAAATCCCAGTCTAAAATCATTTCCCATCTGATTGAAATGGGAATGGAGAAAGATAGTTTGAAGCAAGAAGAAGCAGACACTCCAGTGGACTCGGGACAGCCAGATGTTGTTAGTGTTCAGCCTTGCAagtcaaagtttgtaaaaaatatcaagcaCTTCATTATGCCTGTTGTAAGTGCAAGATCCTCTCGAGTGATCAAGACCCCACAGAGGTTCATGGATGATGTTGGGATGTCCGTGTTGCCTCGAAGGCACTCTCCGAAGAAGGGTTTGCAGCTGGGCTTGAACATTCGTCCGGGGAAGAGGCGAGACGATGGGGCAGAAAGGCCGTTGTCTCCCATCTTTCCAATTGATGATGAGGATATTTTGAGTGAAGCTCAGCTGGATGTTGATCTGTTTTCAGCTCAGGACCTGGAGGACAGCATCGACTTGGCCGATAGCCTGTTTTTTGACTGTAAGagtgagaaaaatgaaaagaagaaaccTTCTCTGAAGAACTCGAGCTTCAAGTGGAATCTCCCTGAAGATTCCTGCGAGGAGTTATATACACTGGATAAAGCCCCAGAGAGCAAATGTGAGGATCTGTTTTTATCTACCCCAGCGGATAAGCTCCCAGAACCATCGTCGGACCTCTTGGAAGTTCTGAAAAAGAAGAGTCCACCCAAATTTAACAAGCAGACGGCTCACCTGAAGATTTATCAGAAGCTAAAGAAGCCCGTTTTGGGACTTCCAAAAAGCAAAATCACACAAGAGCTCGAGACTGTGAGTAAACCCGCTTTGCCTCCGGTTGATTTAGCTGAGGGACTCGACGACGAGGTCATGAGCATCAGTCTGAGACAGCGGGACACAGGCGTAGACAAGGAAAAGTCCAAGATCAAGATCGAAGACCTTGATAGTCCTGGAGTGGTGAGAAAGGTTTCCGTTAGTGTTCGGTCTCCTAATTCTGTTGCATTGAAGCCATGCACAGAGGAAGCATTGGCAGTGAAAGACGCATCCCTGCGGGACTCAA aagCGCCGTCGTCGGTACAGAAGTCAGGCACAGTCGAAGGCGTTTCTCTGGGCCACATAGAGAAGGGAGCGCCACAAAGGGCACGCCTCACTAGTGCAAATAAAAGAATGTTGAATCTCCTCAGGAAAGCAAAGGTTCAACTTATTAAAATCGACCAGCAGAAACAACTCAAGTCTTCTGGG CTGTTATCTGGTCCTGCTGGCTCCAGATCTCAAGAAATCGCTTTTAAAAGACAGAGGAGGAAGCAGAGGGCGCAAGTTCCTCGTCCTGAGGTTCCTGTCAAGACCGAGCAAGTTCAAGGACAA cCGCAGCTCATCTCCCCACTGTGCCAGGAGTTTCGCCGAGCAGGAGGTCCGCGAATTAAGCACGTGTGTCGCGCCGCCTCCGTGGTACTGGGCCAGCCCCGAGCCATGGTCACTGACGACATTCCCCGACTGAGTGCCTTGCCTCTACATGAAAGATCTGGCATCTCCCCGTCTGCTATCGCTAAAG ATATTGGGTCTCCATCAGAGTCAGACAGCCCAAGCCTGTCGGATCCAAAGGCAATAAAGACGAAAAAGGTGTCCAGTTTTGCGAAGAAGAAGGGGCTCGGGCCATTCGGGTACCGCTCTCGAAGGTGTGGCATTTGCAAAGGCTGCAACCATGAAGATGACTGTGGGAAGTGCATCAACTGCCTCGACAAACCTAAGTTTGGTGGTCCCAACACCAAGCGACAGTGTTGTGT GTATAAGAGGTGTGATCAGATTGAAGAGAGGAAAGCACGGAGGCTCAGCGGTAGAACGGCTCCTAAAa GTTCGTCTAAGCGGAGGCGGTCATCTCTCAGCGGGGGGTATTCAAGCAATGACGAAGGGAACGAGGGTGGCGGGGACTCACCATCTGGTCCCAACACAGACGGCCACAGTCCATCAGTAAGGAAGCAGCCAAAGCGTGTGGTGAAGCCTCGAGTCTATTTTGACCTGGTGGATTATGACTCTGATGTCGACGACAAAGCTTTATCTAGCTCTGCCTCACCAGCAAGGAGGAGGGGAGCTGGACAACGCTTCAACCAAG ACTTTGTTTCCCTGGATGGATTCTTTGAAGACTTTTCAGATGATGAAGTCAGACACCGTAAATCCAGTTCACATCGGGTACCACAGGTTCGTCGGAAACCTGAGAAG GCTCTTTCATCTCAGGTTCCCTTGGAGCAGACTCCTCCCAGTGTCCTGGCTGCCCTTGCTCACGGATTTGAACAGCGAGAAGTCGAGTCTTCTAAACCAAGTCACAAAATCAGAGTGGACTTTAAG GAGGACTGTACCTTGGAGAATGTCTGGAATATGGGCGGTTTAAGTATATTGACCTCTGCACCTGTCATGCCTCCTTACGTCTGCTTCCTTTGTGCCAGTAAAGGACAACATGAG atgttGTACTGCCAAGTATGCTGTGAACCCTTCCACCAGTTTTGCCTTGAACCCGCGGATCGCCCATCGGAGGAGAATAAGGAAAATTGGTGCTGCAGGCGCTGCAAGTTCTGCCACGTGTGTGGAGGGAAGAACAAACTCTCCAAG CCTTTACTGGAGTGCGATCGATGCCAGAACTGTTACCATGCTTCCTGTTTGGGACCGAACTATCCCAAGCAAAACAAGAAGAGGAAGGCCTGG GTTTGTACAACCTGCATCCGATGCAAAAGCTGCGGTGTGACACCAGGAAAGACTTGGGATACTGATTGGAACCATGACAAGGGCCTCTGTCCAGACTGTTCAAACCTCTTCGACCAGG gTAATTACTGTCCAATCTGCTTCAAGTGTTACGAAGACAATGACTACGATAGTCAGATGATGCAGTGCGGCTCCTGTAACCACTGGGTACACGCCAAGTGTGAGGATCTAACAG ACGAGCTATATGAGATCCTGTCCAGCCTGCCAGAAAGCGTGGTGTACTCCTGTCGGCCGTGCAGCGTCACCCAGCCCAGCGCCTGGAGAGAGCTGCTGTACATCGAGCTCAGAGCCGGGGTGGAGAAGGTGTTGGCTTGCCTGCTCTCCTCTACTCTCACCCAGCACCTTGTCACATGCTCTCAG TGTGAAAAGTGGGTTGACCCTGACAGTGGAGTTGAGAACCAGCCGGCCTGTGACCTCAGAGCCGTCGGCAAAAAGTTTGACAAAGGCCTGTACACCACGCTA AAAATGTTCCATGAAGATGTGGTTCAGGTAATACGAAAAAGGCTGGAGCAAGAAGACCATCTCCCAGAGGAGCAAAGACCCACAGCCCTGGCACGCTCTTACTACCTAAAG cTCCTTGAAGAGGTATTTAACTGGTTTAACAGCCAAGACCCAAAGTTGTGGAACCTTTCTACCAAAGATGCACCAGC AGGGATGCTGTCGACAGCTGTTCACCCTCCCACGACAGAGCATGTTTATGCCCAGTGGCAGGAGAGGAAGGAGTCTAGGCCTCCGCTGGGCCTCCTTCAGGATGACAACGGACAGCAAAGCTTGGACATAAAGGAGGAGGAAGCAGCTACCCCCATGTCGGGGGACTCGGCGAGCCAAAACCACTTCAAAAATAGCCGAGCAGCCAAATTTAAAG GGAAAAGAGGTAGACTTTCCAAAGCTGACTTGGACACAGGGTGGTCTAAAGACGATGAAAGACAGTGCTCTCTGTGCCAAAAATATGGAGACCTCAAACCCAAT GAAGCTGGCAGGCTGCTCTACCTGGGCCAGAATGAGTGGGCCCATGTCAACTGCTGTTTATGGTCTGCTGAGGTATTTGAAGAAGATAACGGCTCTCTGCTGCATGTGCACAGCGCTGTGACAAGGGGCCGATTGATG CGGTGTGAGCGCTGTAATCAGACTGGTGCCACAGTGGGCTGCTGCCTGACATCATGTCAAAGCAACTACCATTTCATGTGTGCGCGCTCGCGGCAATGTGTGTTCCAGGATGATAAAAAGGTCTATTGCCACAAACATCGACATCTCATCACCGGCAGG ATGATAACTGGTCAAGAGTTTGAAGTAAACCGCAGAGTCTATGTGGATTTTGAAGGGATCAGCCTTCGTAGAAAGTTCCTGACTGGATTAGAACCCGAACTGATCAATGTGATGATTG gtTCTCTGCAGATTGACAAGTTGGGTATGCTGTCTGAACTGTCTGCTAACAAAGGCAAACTGTTTCCTGTCAGTTTTCA GTGTTCCAGGTGGTACTGGAGTACATTGAACCCTCTACGACGGTGCAGATACACGTGTAAAATTCGGGAAGTCCGGCCTATCGTCCCAGAGAAGCCTGTTGAAGAAATGCCTGACCAAGGAGACAACCACACTATTGCTCACAGTCCACGTCAGCTACCTG AGTGTGCAGCCCAGGAGGTTGAGGAAACAGAAGCCCACCCCCCTGCAGAGGAGTCTCTTGTTCCAGGTCTTCCCACAAAATCTGATCAGGGTACAAAGCCAAAAGTTCCAAATCATCCCCTTCATCGGAGGCCAGCTGGAGGTTTGTCCCGTCCTCTGCCAAGCCCAG GTGTAATCCAGGCAAAACCTCACCACATCCTGACCATTAGTGATCTGGAAGAGACACGAAGAGCTCGCCGTCACAGCCCACACTCACAGCCCCCTTCCCTAAGGAGTCATATGTCCCCCCCTCCCGTGACTTCATTAACCGGACCCATTACCCTCCGTGCTGGCAAATCTGCTCACCCCACCTCCCCCTTGTTTCCGCTTGGTGTTTCAGACAACCTAATGAACTCATCCCGCTCAGTCGGAGGTAGAAACGCTCCCTCGGTCCGCTCCACTTCGTTCTTCCCTCAGTCTCACTGGCAGGACAGCACAGCCTCCACGCAGCAGTTACCCAGAAACCGCCTGTCGTTTGATCTGAGTGGTTCAGACTCGGTCGAGGTGCCGCACAACTTTTTAGCTTCACCGGAGCCTGAGGATGTCTCTCCAACCAACGGTGCTTCGCCCCACGGAGACTTAGACAAGAACGACGACCAGTTCCCCTTCGGCTCCTTTCACCGAGATTCCAGTATGAGTCTGGGTGAAGAGATGCGGACAGAACTCGAGATTGAAGAAACGCTTCTGAACGAAGGAGTGGCTATGAACTGCGGGGGGCAGATAGTGGTTGAAGGTGACGATTCGGAGCAGTTCTGGGGAAGAACCAAAGAAGTACATAAGAGGAAACCCCTCGTTCCAAATCTTCCACGTTCTGCTGCCTCAGCAAAGGAAGACCTGGGAAGCACCTCTTCGGATGAAGATATGGAGCACTATTTAAACTTCTCACGAACTGTAGTCAGCTGCCCGGTATCCAAAGATCGATCCAAGtctccttcctcttcttcctctacCCGGCCCTTGGCTCAGCTGGATGGGATAGATGATGGTACTGAGAGTGATGCGAGTGTAGCAGCTACTGATGATGCCCAGAAAGTCGATGGGCCCAGGAAAAATCAGATACCAGGAAAAACCCATAACAGTAAAAGTCCTCCTAAAATTATAAACAGCTCAAGATTAGCTAATCTGTCATTTGATAATAAGCCATCAGAACCTTCAGTTGCCAGAAAAAGTACGACTGATAATCCCACCCCATGTCCACCACTGTCCTGTGACACCACAACCACTCCTTCAGTAGATCGGGAATCTATACTTTCTTCTCCAGTTGTTGAGTCTCTTCCAAACTTACTCACTAAGGTGCCTGAGACGTCATATTCAGAGGAGTTGTCTGGTTCCAGTCTAAGTTTTGCCTCTGAAGCGCCTCTTCTACTTGAGAAATGCGAGGGCAGCTCAAGTTTTACTGAACTACTTCCGGTTTTgcaagaaactgaaaataaagggCCTGAAACCTCTAAAGTCCAGAACTCTGAGTCTGAAGGTCCCAACTTGGCTTCTTCAACTGAGGGCTCTACTGTTTTGATAAACCACATAGCACCTAATCTGCTGGATTCAGCCGAGAATAACCAGAGCTCCGTGTTAGGCCTCCTCCAGCCCTCCCCGTTTTTGTCTACAGATGCTCAAAACCCCTCTCAATGTCTTGTAGATTCTCTTGAGGTGTATTCTTGTTTACCGGATTTCAGTCAACCTCCTCTGACCAGTATTACACTTCAGCCTGTGACGGTACCTCAAGAATCCCCTAGCTTCTCTTGCATGGAACCTTTGTCCGCTAAGCTAACAACCCTCACTCCTGTAGAAGCTATTAGCCAAATGCAGCTAAACGACCCTCAGAATGACCCAAGACTACCAGTCGCATTAGGGGCTGGCTCCCCAACTGAAACCTGTGCAGCTCTGTTTTCCACTCAAACACAGCCGTTCAGTTCTGTAAGCGCTGTTTCTTCCTCTGGTTCTGTATCGACTCTTCCCGGGCTGCAGAGTTCAGCCGCCACGCTGCCGCTGCAGACCACCTCTGCTCCTGTAGTCCTAAACGgtttcagctcctccactgTGCAGAAGGAAGCCACGCCCAGTCACACCATCTCCATCAACTTCTCCACTCCAAGGCCAGCCATTGAACCCCACCAGCAGGTGTTGCCCCAGGCGTTACCGGGCCACGCCATCCTCACAGTGAAGGAGGTAGGCGGTCCGAATGTCGATCCCACTCCTCATGTGCTGCTGGTCAACCGCCTCGGGCAGATCTTTGTAAAGAACCCCGAGAGCAACACCTTCCAGCTGCCCACCCCTCACTCCCCATCCTTTAACTGTGTCACCCAGATCGCCAGCCTTTTGCAGAGCAACGCTCTTTCAGCCACTCTGGCCGCAGCTGGGAGCATGACGGCTCCGCCAGCCGCCGCCAGCGTGACGTCAGTTCCTGCTCCCTCCACACCTGCAGCTCAGAACCCAGCCACCGTTACACAGCTGCTTGCTCACAACACCAACGGTCCCGTGGCCTctacaaatttgaaaaagtccagaaaaaacacaaaaactccAAAAGACGAAACGGTCTCGGAGCTGAAaaaaccaaagaagaagaaagagtcaGGCTCATCCAGAAAATCCAAGTCCTCCAAGGCTGTGGGACAGCCTGCCTTGTCCACTGAAAACGTCCCGATGAGTCCGGCCGAGAGTGCCCAGGCCATCATCAACCAAGCGATGGCGAGTAACTACACCCCCAAGTGGAGCGGGCTCCGGACAATGAGTCCATCATCGCTGGTTTTACCTCCCGGCCTTCTAATTGAACCTGAGCCTCCGGTGTCGCCACGTTCTCCCTCACCACCAGCCCCACCACTGCCACCGCCGCCCCCACCACCGGTGCCTCGCCCTCGTTCTCACGTTCGCATGAAGAGAGTGTCTTCGCTCTCGGACCGCATCGTCACAAAGAAGTGTAAAGTTGACTTCTTGCCACCTGAGAGCATCAGTGAAGAGGAGGAGCCCAGGAAGCCTGCTTTTCCAAGCGCGTCCAGCAGAGCCTCGGGGGTCCGCATCAAAACCCCAACGGTAAAGGGGGTCCTGAACGTGGATGAGCTGAAGATCGAGCATATGAGTGATTCTGATAGCTCAGG ATCTGAGCCCATGAGCTTCTTGTCTCAGGGTGAACCAGGAAAACAGCAAGCAAGGGAGGCGGTGGGTCACATGAACCTGACCGACTGGAAGAAATACTCAG GCTCTGCTTCCACATCAGATGATGAACCTACACCATCTGATGATGACGAGGGCTGTCCAACGAACAAAGACCAGCCGCATCTGCGGTTTGAGATTACCAGCGATGATGGTTTCAGTGTGGAGGCAGACAGCGTTGAGG TGGCCTGGAAAGCAGTGGTTGATGGTGTGCAGGAAGCCCGAGCAATCGCAAGACTCAGGCCCCTGACTTTTCAGAAGATCACAGGCGCCCGCATGCTGGGGCTGGTCCACGACGCCATCGTGTTTTTGCTGGAGCAACTTGAAGGAGCCCACCGCTGTCAGCGACATACTTTCCGTTTCTTTAAACAGTTCAGCCAGGAAGACGATCTGCCCGTCAATCCCACCGGCTGCGCC